CTTCCTCAGTTTCCGTCTGAAATGCACGATCATCAATCTCGACTCGAGTAGTAGAACTTCAACACAGTTTGCTAAATCTGCTGCCATGCCATGGCAGGGAatgctgccgccgctgctgccagCGGTGGCGGTGGTCTGAGGCTGAACTACTACTCCGAGAGCTGCCCGAGAGCGGAGGAGATCGTGAAGGAGCAGGTGAGGAGGCTGTACGAGGAGCACGGCAACACGGCCGTGTCGTGGCTCCGGGCCCTCTTCCACGACTGCACCGTCAAGTCCTGCGACGCGTCGCTGCTCCTGGAGACCGACGCCGCCACGGGCCTCGTCTCCGAGCAGGCCTCCCCGAGGAGCTTCGGCATGCGCAACTTCAAGTACGTGGGCGCCATCAAGTCGGCCCTGGAGCGCGAGTGCCCGGGCACCGTCTCCTGCGCGGACATCCTCGCGCTCGCCACCCGGGACGGAGCGGCCAtgctgggcgggccggcggcgatccCGATGCGGACGGGGCGGCGGGACGCCACGGAGAGCCAGTACGGCGAGGTGGAGCGGTACATCCCGAACCACAACGACACGGTGTCGGCGGTGCTGTCCCGGTTCGCGGCCATGGGGCTGGGCGCCGAGGCCGTGGTGGCGCTGCTGGGCGCGCACTCGGTGGGCCGCGTCCACTGCAGCAACCTGGTGGCGAGGCTGTACCCGGCCGTGGACGCTGGCATGGAGCCGGCGTACGGCGCGTACCTGCGGGGCCGGTGCCCGACGGCGGACGCGAGGGAGGACACCCGCGACGTGGCGTACGCGCGTAACGACCGCGCCACGCCCATGGTGCTCGACAACATGTACCACAAGAACCTGCTCAAGGGTCGGGGGCTCCTGCTCGTGGACCAGCGGCTCGCCTCCGACCCCCGCACCGCGCCGTTCGTGAGGAGGATGGCGGCTGACAACGGGTACTTTGGTGAGACGTTCGCGGCGGCGCTGGTGAGGATGTCGGAGAACGGGCCGCTCACCGGCGGGCAGGGGGAGGTCAGGAAGGACTGCAGGTTCGTCAACGCCAAGTAAGATGGAGCTAGTGATCAGTGGCACCCTAGTGGCAAGACGTAAGCGTGTGTGTATGTATGTGCTCGTGGCATGGGGCACTAATAATTCAGAGTGATGAAGGGACCATGTATCATGTATCATGTGTGCGAGCATGCTTGCTGTATGAGCATGCATGATGCCTGCCTGTACCTGATGGATATGCGTTATCCGAATTCAACGTCTGGAACACTGAAATCTCGAAATGGAATTCTGCCGACCTAGCTAgaactgttggaaatattagcacttttttgactaatctaatccacgagtaaacagtaagcatggcaaatacggtatgcatctcataTCGATACCTAAACATGTGAGCACGTACAATACATAGAACCGAAACatctatgaacaacatatatacggctagcacatgaacaagcaaataggggatgaacaagtcataccctccggttggccaaaccaacgcggcggcggcagcggcagcctcGGCATCGGCCGatgccttcttcttggcggcggcgtcgtcagccatggggtcgatgcaggggaagtagtgaaAGTAGAGGCGGACGGAgacggggacggatcgggagcagtcgcatCGAGAGGCTCCCcgaaaaccttattgccgttctcccgggaaggatctcgaacgacagggtttcggaggcacctgctctcccgagcaaccgtgcacgcggtcgtcgggatgggatcgccggaagcaGCACAAAAAGTGGAACAATAGATGACGGTTAGGGTTgtacgagagggagtgagtgaacagAGTTAGGGTTCACTTCACTGGCCACCGCCTTCTTATATGGGCCGTCAGGTAGATGGGCCAGGGCCAACCATTCCTGAacggcaaaaataagcttcggctcggctcattcccgcaacccgcggcgcgcacGCGCGTCGTGacaaggcgaggcgaggcgggcggcggaggaggaggagcgcgcgtgtacagctcctattcccaagctcccaataacaagtggtagagcagcccttataaagaggtATCACTCTTCTTACtatagcagtatgggactaaatttcccacacttcccaccacttgccgtacacatgcatgggccttagagattaacgagggattattgtcttatataggcctaagcccatccataatccatcaatcccccaccagatctcgaggcacataagtttgtcaactgttccaaacaatgtttgattATCAGAATTTTCAGTGGTGACTGTTAAGTTGAATTTCCACCTAAAGCAATAagattagacttcttcacaactgaacaatggactatgccttgaattgtcagtttgccGTGTAGAAGTTTTgcctattgtcagctgatacgtggctgccgaaggctaaaccccatGGGTGGAGCTTATTAATCATActccgtaccttctcatgagcttcctaaagatcacacaatctcatagactgtgaccagcaatcgggctcacataggtgtgttcctccaaagaatgctctgtaggttagcatcttgcttacctaagctttggaacacattaagacaaaagtcagcctgccttacagaattgagagtattaTTGCATCTTCAATGGAGTGGgttaattaaggatactctcctcagttgaccgctggattgttttcccaggtcctaattcacgggatatccgatcacataggttgggatacccccatggcaacttacgtgggtctcatacccatctccctcgatgcattttctatcacaatccatGATAGCCTtttcgtaaaagggtctgccagattcttagccgtctggatataatccaacgctattactccggagtttcttgattttctgacagattttaatcttcttcttatgtgctttgtggatttcaagttgtcctttgaactcttagccttggcaatcactgtttgattgtcacagttcataaggacatgcgggactggtttatcaaccaccggcaaatccatcaaaagctctcgaagccattctgctttgacgcatgatgtgtctaatgctgtgagttatgcttccatagtcgatctggttaagatcgtctgcttgcaagtcttccaggaaacaacaccaccaccaagtgtgaagacatatccacttgtggctttcatctcatcagcatcagatatccagttagaatcactatacccctcaagtaacgtcaggtacccagaatagtgaatccgtagttcacagtaccttgcaaatagcgcatcactcgctcaacagcatgccaatgcacatctcccggattggaaacaaaccggctcagtttgcacacagcaaatgagatgtcagggcgagtagcacaagctaggtacatgagtgaaccaaccacttgagaatatctcaattgatctacaaccgtgccttcgaactttcgaatccgcacgctaggatcatatggtgttgcagaaggtttgcagtccgaatatccaaaacgactcaaaatcttctcaacatagtgggattacaaaagtgtaattccaccctcagtatttcttagtagcttgatgttcaagataacattagCCACacccaggtctttcatctcaaaattatgag
This region of Triticum aestivum cultivar Chinese Spring chromosome 2D, IWGSC CS RefSeq v2.1, whole genome shotgun sequence genomic DNA includes:
- the LOC123048566 gene encoding peroxidase 21 translates to MGLSSSLVPVASALLLFCCFTAWNAAAAAASGGGGLRLNYYSESCPRAEEIVKEQVRRLYEEHGNTAVSWLRALFHDCTVKSCDASLLLETDAATGLVSEQASPRSFGMRNFKYVGAIKSALERECPGTVSCADILALATRDGAAMLGGPAAIPMRTGRRDATESQYGEVERYIPNHNDTVSAVLSRFAAMGLGAEAVVALLGAHSVGRVHCSNLVARLYPAVDAGMEPAYGAYLRGRCPTADAREDTRDVAYARNDRATPMVLDNMYHKNLLKGRGLLLVDQRLASDPRTAPFVRRMAADNGYFGETFAAALVRMSENGPLTGGQGEVRKDCRFVNAK